The genomic segment GCGGAAGAACGCGAAATACACCGCAAGCTGGATGACTATTGCGCCAGCCGCGAAAAGGACGCCGAGAAAGCGGGCAACGGCTTCGGCACGGTCTTCGTCAATCGCCTCCTCAAGAAGCGTCTGCTCTCGTCACCGGCGGCATTCGCGTCCACACTCGAAAAGCACGTCGCATCGCTGTCCGAAGCACGGCCCGCGAAGCCGGATGCGATGGCCGAGCGCATCCTGCACAAGGCCATCCTGAAGGCCGACGAGGACTACGCCGACGATCGGGAAGTCGAGAACGCGCAAGCCGAAGCCATCGAGGAAGCCACGCGCCGCTCGATGCCGTTGACGGCGGAGCAGCGGGCGATGCTGTCTGAACTTCGGGCGTGGGCTTGGCGCGCCCGCAATCAGGCCGACTCCAAGGCCCAAGCCATCCTCGACTGGCTCACGGTCAATCTCAAAACCAACGGCGAGTGGAACGACCGCCGGGTGATCCTGTTCACCGAGTACCGCACCACGCACCAGTGGATGCAGCAAATCCTCGCCAGCCACGGCTTCGGCAGCGAGCGTCTCGGCCTGCTCCACGGCGGGCTTCCCCAAGAAGAGCGCGAACCGATCAAGGCGGCATTCCAAGCCTCTCCGCAGGATTCGCCCGTCCGCATCCTGCTCGCCACCGATGCAGCCTCCGAAGGCATCGACTTGCAGAACCACTGCAATCTGCTCATCCACCTGGAGATTCCCTACAACCCCAACGTGATGGAGCAGCGCAACGGGCGCATCGACCGCCACGGCCAGCGCGAGAAGGAAGTGCTGATCTGGCATCCGGTCGATGGCGGCCACGGCGAGGACATCCTGCGCGCCCTGCGGAAACTGGATTCGATGCGCGCCGACATGGGCAGCGTCAACCCGGTCATCGCGCCACAAATGCCCGGCCTCATCGAAGGCTCGCTGAAGGACTTGGACACCCGCATGGCCGAGGCGCGGATCGCGCGGGCCAAGAACTACGTTCGCGCCGAGCGCGAGTTGAAGGAGCGCGTCGCCAAGCTGCACGAGCGACTGCTCGCCACCAAGCAGGATTTCCACCTCACGCCCGACCACGTCCTGATGGCCGTGAAAACCGGCCTCGCGCTGGCGGGCCGTCCGCCGCTGGAACCCGTCGAACTGGCGGGCGCGCCTTCGGGCAGCGTCTTCCGGATGCCTGCGCTGTCTGGCTCGTGGGCGCGCTGTCTGGAAGGGCTGCGCCACCCGCACACGCAGAAGATGCGCCCCATCACCTTCGACCATGCCGTTGCCAGTGGCCGCGACGACGTCGTGCTCGTCCACCTGAACCATCGCCTGGTGCAGATGTGCCTGCGCCTGCTGCGCGCCGAAATCTGGGCGCAGGACGACGTGAAGAAACTGCACCGCGTCACCGTCCGCACCGTGCCGGATGCACTCGTCGATGGCCCCGCCGTGGTCGCCGTCTCACGGCTGCTCGTCACCGGCGGCAACCACCATCGGCTGCACGAGGAACTGACGGTATCGGGCGGCTACCTGCGCGACCAGTCCTTCCGCCGCGAAGAAGGCGTCACCCGCGTCCAGCAGTGGTTGGACGAAGCGAAGCCGATCACGGCAGCCCCATCCCTGTTCGATGCACTGCGCGTCCGCTTCGACCGTCAGCAGGAGGCCATCCTGAAGGCCGTCGATGCCCGTTCCAAAGAACGTCTCCGCTACCTGACCAACACGCTCCAGACCCGCAAGCAGCAGGAGCTTGACGATATCGGCACGGTGCTCGACGAACTGGAAAAGGCAATCCAGTCCGAGTTGAAGAAGGATCAGCAACCCGAACAGCTCTCGCTCTTCACCGAGGACGAGCGCACGCAGCTCCGGCGCGACATCGCTGCGTTGGAAGCGCGCCTCGCACGCATCCCCGACGAGCGCAGGATGGAGACGCAGGCCATCGAATCCCGCTACGCCAAGCTCGACGACCGCACCTTCCCGGTGGCGGTGATCTTCGTCGTGTCGGAGGGCAGCGCAAGATGAGTCGCGGCGTTCGATATTCGCTATCCGGATTCGCGCATGCCGATGACGCTCAGTTGCTGGGCGAGCTCACCGACGCGGTTGCCTCGACAGGTATACAAAGCACACGCACGACCCAGATAGAAACGTGGAAGACCCAGGTCGCGCTCCTGAAGCAATGTGCGTATGCCCTGATCGAGATGCACGAGGCCGCCAAAGGCTGGCAAGTGATCCTTGAGTATGAACTGCCACGCCGCCAGAAGCGCCCCGATGCGATCTTGCTCGCCGAGGACGTGATCCTTGTAGTCGAGTTCAAGGTCGGAGCCATGTCTCACGATGCATCGTCTCGCTGGCAAGTAGAAGATTACTGCTTGAACTTGCGTGACTTCCACGGCGGCAGTTCCGGGCGCGCGATCGTGCCGGTGCTTTGTTCCACTGCTACGCCGACCGTCATGAGTTCGCCTTTAATTTCGAGCTCCTGTGTCGCGCCCATACGGCTCACGAATGCCAACGGCCTAGCCAGCGTATTGCTGTCGGCCTACTCGGCGCAGCACGATCCCAGCGACCGATCCATTGATCCCGACACATGGGTCGATGCACCGTACCGTCCGACGCTTTCGGTCATAGAAGCAGCTGAGCGCCTTTACGAGAACCATGACGTTCGTGAGATCAGCCACAGCTACGCCAGCAACTTGGACGCAACGACGGACCTGCTTTCGGAAGTGATCAGAGAAGCACGTGCGCAGAACCGACGGTGCGTATGCTTCGTCACCGGTGTTCCAGGCGCCGGGAAAACGTTGACTGGGCTCAACGTCGTCCACGACCCATCCCTGCGTGTGGAAGGCGGCCCATCTGGAATCTTCTTGTCCGGCAACGGCCCCCTGGTCAAGGTCGTGCGAGAGGCTTTGGTGTTGAGCCAGCAGCGTGCCGGGCGTCGGCGCCAGGACAGCGCCCATGAAGTCTCGACCTTCATCCAGAACGTCCACCAATTCTTGCGCTATCACCGCGAGCATCCCGCGGCTCTGCCACACGAGCACGTCGTCGTCTTCGACGAGGCCCAACGTGCATGGGATCGCGAGCAGATGCAGCGCAAGCAAGGGGTGGACCGTTCGGAGGCTGCCGAACTCTTCGACGTGATGGATCGACTGGATGGATGGGCCGTGATCATTGCTCTCGTCGGCGGCGGACAAGAGATCTTCCTCGGTGAGGCAGGATTGGAGGAATGGGGGCGAGCCGTCGCCGTTCGGCCCGATTGGCGAGTCGTCGCCTCTCCCGAAGTCGTCTCCGGAGGTGCCAGCGTATCCGGACATCGCTTGTTCACTGATGGCGTTCCCTCTGGCATCGAGTTCCGCCCCGAGCCATTGGCGCACCTCAGTGTCGGCGTGCGAAGCTTTCGCGCTCAACGGTTGGCGGAGTGGGTCGATGCGGTGCTCCTCCTCGATACCGAACACGCACGGTCTCTCGTGCCGGATCGCCGGGAGTTCCCGCTCCATTTCACTCGTGATCTCGAAGTCGCCAAGGCGTGGTTGCGAGCCAGGAGTGAACCGGGCTGTGGTCAGCGAGCAGGCCTGATCGCTACATCGGAGGATCAACGTCTTCGTGCCTATGGCCTGGAACGCTCCAGTGCCTTCCGGCTGGATTACTCGTTCGAGAAGTGGTTCCTGATGCCTCCCGCGGACGTTCGTTCGAGCCATGCTCTCGAGGTGGCGGCGTCGGAGTTCGAATGCCAAGGGCTCGAGCTCGATTGGGTGGGACTGTGCTGGGGCGGCGATTTGACGCCATCCGCCTCTGGCAGCTGGGAGTACCGCAAGTTTCGCGGCAGTAGCTGGAATCAGGTGCGTAGCGATTCGGAACGCACCTATGTACGCAATCGCTACCGCGTGCTGCTCACGCGTGCGCGTCTCGGCATGGTCATCTGGATACCTCCGGGTAAGGCAAGCGACCCGACGCTCGAACCGGACAGATTCGACCGGGTTCGGAGTTTGCTTGAGGCAGTCGGCGTGCCAGAGCTTCGAGAAGAATTCGAAGGGGCCGAGGCATGAGCCAAAACGATCATCACCACGACTGGCTCTCGCTCGTCGAGATTTCCGGCCCGTTCCTCGCCGTTCCCGTTCTGAAGGAAGCCTTCCCGCAAGGGCTGGAAGAACTCGATGCGGCCAAGCGCAAGCGGCTGCGGCAAGCCTATGACGAATGGCTCGAGGCGCTGGAAACCGACGATCCGCGCATCGAGGAACTGCACGCGGCGTGGATAGCCGAGGTCTTGTCGCGCGGGCTGGAACTCGACGAGGACGGTCGCGGCGATGTGCTCAAACGTGAGGACTGGTGCGCCGCGCACCTGAACGTCGCGCTGCCCGAACACGGCGTGAGCCTGTCGCCGGACTTCGCCGTCGTGGGCAACGGCGATGTGCCGCTGATGCTCGTCCATGCCTACGGGCCGGACGTCGATCTCGATACCACGCAAAAGCTGGAAGGTTGGGCCAGCACACCGGCGGAACGCATGGTGACGCTCTGCCGCGCCACGGGCTGCCGCCTCGGGTTGGTGACCAATGGCGAACGCTGGATGCTGGTCGATGCGCCGGTGGGCGCGGTCACTACTTTCGCCAGTTGGTATGCGCGTATCTGGGCGCAGGAACCCGTCACCCTCCAAGCCTTCGTCCACCTCTTGGGCATCCGGCGCTTCTTCGTCGATGAATCGGAACGGCTGCCCGCGCTGTTCGATCGCTCGCTGAAGTTCCAGGACGAAGTGACCGACGCCTTGGGCGAACAGGTGCGACGTGCGGTCGAAGTGCTGATCCAGTCGCTCGACAAAGCCGATCAAGACCGTGACCGCGAACTGTTGCGTGGCGTGAAGGAAACCGAGCTCTACGAAGCCGCGCTGACGGTGATGATGCGGCTGGTCTTCCTGCTTGCCGCCGAGGAGCGCGGCCTGCTGCTCTTGGGCGACGAACGCTACGAGGCGAACTACGCGCTCTCGACACTGCGCATGCAGTTGCGCGCCGAATCCGACGAGATTCTGGAGCGCCGCTGGGATGCCTGGTCACGTCTACTGGCCGTTTTCCGCGCGGTGTATGGCGGCATCGAGCACGAAAACCTGCGTCTGCCCGCGCTGGGTGGCTCGCTGTTCGATCCGGATCGCTTCCCCTTCCTCGAAGGCCGCGCGAAAGGTTCCCACTGGCGCACCGACATCGCCGATCCGCTTCCGATCGACAACCGCACCGTCCTGCTGCTGCTCGAAGCCATCCAGCAATTCCAAGGACGCACGCTGTCGTATCGGGCGCTGGATGTCGAGCAGATCGGCTACGTCTACGAGGGCCTGCTGGAGCGTACCGTCAAGCGCACCGTCGAGGTCACGCTGGAACTCGACGGCACCAAGAGCGCCCAGTCGCCTTGGGTGACTCTGGCCGAACTCGAATCCGCACGGCTGGACGGTGCAGGACGCTTGGCCGAACTGCTCCAACAGCGTTCCGGCAGTTCCGCCAGCCGCGTGCGCAACGACTTGGCTCGTCCCGTGGACGATGCGCTCGCCGATCGTCTGTTGACCGCTTGCCACGGTGACACCTCATTACGCGACCGCATCGAGCCGTTCGGTCATCTGGTGCGCACCGACCCGTGGGGCTACCCGCTGGTCTATCCCGCCGGGGCCTTCATCGTCACCACTGGCTCCGACCGGCGCGAGACCGGCACGCACTACACGCCGAAGTCCCTCACCGAGGCCATCGTCACCGAGACGCTCACGCCCATCGCCTACATCGGCCCAGCGGAAGGCACGCCGCGCGCAGATTGGACGCTGAAATCGCCCGCCGAATTGCTCGATCTGAAGATCTGCGACCCGGCGATGGGTTCGGGCGCTTTCCTCGTGCAAGTCTGCCGGTGGCTGGCCGACCGGTTGGTGGAGGCATGGGCGAAGGCCGAGACGCAAAGCCACACGATCGGTGTCGATGGGCGGGTGGCGGATGCCGACGCCAACGCCGAGCCGCTGTCTCACGACACCGAGGCGCGCACCATCGTCGCGCGCCGCCTCATCGCCGAACGCTGCCTCTACGGCGTCGATCTCAATCCGTTGGCGGTCGAACTGGCCAAACTCTCCATTTGGCTGGTGACGCTGGCCAAGGGTCGACCTTTCGGCTTCCTCGACCACAGCCTGCGTTGTGGCGACAGCCTGCTCGGCATCCATCGGCTGGAGCAGCTCACCCAGCTTTCGATGAACCCCACGGGTCAGGGCCAGCTACGCCTGTTTGGCCAGAACATCGAGCGGGCCGTGCGCGAGGCCATCGAACTGCGGCAACGGTTGCGCGAAATGCCCATCCGCGACATCCACGACGTGGAAGTGATGGCGCATCTGGACGCCGACGCACGCCGCAGGCTCGAAGTGCCGGAATGCATTGCCGATGCGTTCATCGGGGAGGTCTTGGCTTCGGGGGGCAATGGTGCGGGGCTGGAGAACACGCTGACTTTGCTGACCGTCCAAGTTGGACAGGTTATCGACGGCGACCGCGACGTGCTCGTCTCAATGGGCCGGAGAACGGTCGTCGCGCTCTCGACCGATCTGCCTGCCGACAAG from the Verminephrobacter eiseniae EF01-2 genome contains:
- the drmD gene encoding DISARM system SNF2-like helicase DrmD is translated as MGTQNERQPQTYRARPEPGQLVEVRRRQWVVADVDAAGLETGARQHCVTLSSIDEDGLGEELEVVWEIEPGAQVIERAGLPSVTGQDDSDMLDAFLDAVRWGAATNADRGFLQAPFRSGVSIEDFQLDPLVRAIDMARVNLLIADDVGLGKTIEAGLVVQELLLRHRARTVLVVCPASLQEKWRVEMLEKFGLDFRVVDTDYIKRLRRERGIHANPWTSHPRLITSMDWAKGGEGLRAMRDVIPAHVGHPRKFDLLVVDEAHNVAPAAGAHYALESQRTRFVRAIGPHFQHRLFLTATPHNGYTESFTALLELLDDQRFARNILPDEKRLSQVMIRRLKSDLVDADGNPLYARRTLQALEVPYTAEEREIHRKLDDYCASREKDAEKAGNGFGTVFVNRLLKKRLLSSPAAFASTLEKHVASLSEARPAKPDAMAERILHKAILKADEDYADDREVENAQAEAIEEATRRSMPLTAEQRAMLSELRAWAWRARNQADSKAQAILDWLTVNLKTNGEWNDRRVILFTEYRTTHQWMQQILASHGFGSERLGLLHGGLPQEEREPIKAAFQASPQDSPVRILLATDAASEGIDLQNHCNLLIHLEIPYNPNVMEQRNGRIDRHGQREKEVLIWHPVDGGHGEDILRALRKLDSMRADMGSVNPVIAPQMPGLIEGSLKDLDTRMAEARIARAKNYVRAERELKERVAKLHERLLATKQDFHLTPDHVLMAVKTGLALAGRPPLEPVELAGAPSGSVFRMPALSGSWARCLEGLRHPHTQKMRPITFDHAVASGRDDVVLVHLNHRLVQMCLRLLRAEIWAQDDVKKLHRVTVRTVPDALVDGPAVVAVSRLLVTGGNHHRLHEELTVSGGYLRDQSFRREEGVTRVQQWLDEAKPITAAPSLFDALRVRFDRQQEAILKAVDARSKERLRYLTNTLQTRKQQELDDIGTVLDELEKAIQSELKKDQQPEQLSLFTEDERTQLRRDIAALEARLARIPDERRMETQAIESRYAKLDDRTFPVAVIFVVSEGSAR
- a CDS encoding Eco57I restriction-modification methylase domain-containing protein, with the translated sequence MSQNDHHHDWLSLVEISGPFLAVPVLKEAFPQGLEELDAAKRKRLRQAYDEWLEALETDDPRIEELHAAWIAEVLSRGLELDEDGRGDVLKREDWCAAHLNVALPEHGVSLSPDFAVVGNGDVPLMLVHAYGPDVDLDTTQKLEGWASTPAERMVTLCRATGCRLGLVTNGERWMLVDAPVGAVTTFASWYARIWAQEPVTLQAFVHLLGIRRFFVDESERLPALFDRSLKFQDEVTDALGEQVRRAVEVLIQSLDKADQDRDRELLRGVKETELYEAALTVMMRLVFLLAAEERGLLLLGDERYEANYALSTLRMQLRAESDEILERRWDAWSRLLAVFRAVYGGIEHENLRLPALGGSLFDPDRFPFLEGRAKGSHWRTDIADPLPIDNRTVLLLLEAIQQFQGRTLSYRALDVEQIGYVYEGLLERTVKRTVEVTLELDGTKSAQSPWVTLAELESARLDGAGRLAELLQQRSGSSASRVRNDLARPVDDALADRLLTACHGDTSLRDRIEPFGHLVRTDPWGYPLVYPAGAFIVTTGSDRRETGTHYTPKSLTEAIVTETLTPIAYIGPAEGTPRADWTLKSPAELLDLKICDPAMGSGAFLVQVCRWLADRLVEAWAKAETQSHTIGVDGRVADADANAEPLSHDTEARTIVARRLIAERCLYGVDLNPLAVELAKLSIWLVTLAKGRPFGFLDHSLRCGDSLLGIHRLEQLTQLSMNPTGQGQLRLFGQNIERAVREAIELRQRLREMPIRDIHDVEVMAHLDADARRRLEVPECIADAFIGEVLASGGNGAGLENTLTLLTVQVGQVIDGDRDVLVSMGRRTVVALSTDLPADKPARRPFHWPLEFPEVFARERGGFDGMVGNPPFLGGQRITGVAGTAFRDWLVAHIAEGRRGSADLVAYFFLRAWSLLRDGGGFGLLAVNTIAEGDTRQVGLEAMVGAGAIIHAAFPNEPWPGKAAVVTSRVHVHKGEWSGERSLSGRSAPFISAFLSDRQDWSPKRLKVNANLAFQGCITRGLGFVLSPDEARRMLDADPKNVDVIFPYINGEDLNSDPEQRPSRWVINFWDWSQKRAQEYPLPWEWIEERVKPDRFRLRDDGRYVCARPLRDEWWLYEGRRIGLFHAIGRGRHFERHPDGWISENSPANKVMVCSEVTKHLSYVLIHNDYIMSDRADVFRNEESFAICQSSLHEVWARVYSSRLETRLKYSIGNAFETFPFPAHPHDALLERGANLHQLRAALMVKDGIGLTKLYNRFHTDTKRDYRIEGLRALQREMDTAVAHAYGWDELDLQHDFHEVPYLPENDRVRFTISEAARVEVLRRLSELNRQRYEEEVAQGLHGNATSRASTPKRRRTSADIPQPTLDFDAIPANEGQYLKVAEPRADYRAGPSHAITEYLKAHPGWHTKSDILAATGITDSQWNTAIAELLAAGRVECQGERRGARYRAKP
- a CDS encoding DUF2075 domain-containing protein gives rise to the protein MSRGVRYSLSGFAHADDAQLLGELTDAVASTGIQSTRTTQIETWKTQVALLKQCAYALIEMHEAAKGWQVILEYELPRRQKRPDAILLAEDVILVVEFKVGAMSHDASSRWQVEDYCLNLRDFHGGSSGRAIVPVLCSTATPTVMSSPLISSSCVAPIRLTNANGLASVLLSAYSAQHDPSDRSIDPDTWVDAPYRPTLSVIEAAERLYENHDVREISHSYASNLDATTDLLSEVIREARAQNRRCVCFVTGVPGAGKTLTGLNVVHDPSLRVEGGPSGIFLSGNGPLVKVVREALVLSQQRAGRRRQDSAHEVSTFIQNVHQFLRYHREHPAALPHEHVVVFDEAQRAWDREQMQRKQGVDRSEAAELFDVMDRLDGWAVIIALVGGGQEIFLGEAGLEEWGRAVAVRPDWRVVASPEVVSGGASVSGHRLFTDGVPSGIEFRPEPLAHLSVGVRSFRAQRLAEWVDAVLLLDTEHARSLVPDRREFPLHFTRDLEVAKAWLRARSEPGCGQRAGLIATSEDQRLRAYGLERSSAFRLDYSFEKWFLMPPADVRSSHALEVAASEFECQGLELDWVGLCWGGDLTPSASGSWEYRKFRGSSWNQVRSDSERTYVRNRYRVLLTRARLGMVIWIPPGKASDPTLEPDRFDRVRSLLEAVGVPELREEFEGAEA